The Streptomyces lienomycini sequence GCCGCACCAGCCTGTAGGGGCACCGTTCGATGAGCCTATGAAAGGGTCGGCGATCACTCCGGAGCGGCGCGTTCCGGCCAACACCCGTTCCCCGTGGGCACGCGCGCGCGAACACGCGTGCCCCGCAGGGGTGTCGCCGGGCTAGCCGAGCCTCGACTCGAGTTCGGCCACGATCTCGTTGACGCCGATCGCGGTCTGCTCGCCGGACTCCATGTCCTTGAGCTGGACGACGCCCTCGGCGAGGTCGCGCTCGCCCAGGACCAGGGTGTAGCGGGCGCCCGAGCGGTTGGCGGCCTTCATCGCGGCCTTGAGCCCCTTGCCGCCGTAGGAGAAGTCGGCGGCGACGCCGTTCTTGCGCAACTCGGTGACCTTGGCGAACAGGATCCGGCGGGCCTCCTCGCCGAGCGGGACCGCGAAGACGGAGGTGGCCGACGGGATGTCCGGTTCGATGCCCTCCGCCTCCAGGGCGAGGACGGTGCGGTCGACGCCGAGGGCCCAGCCGACCGACGGCAGGGAGGGGCCGCCGATCATCTCGGACAGGCCGTCGTAGCGGCCGCCGCCGCCCACCGCGGACTGGGAGCCGAGGCCGTCGTGGACGAACTCGAACGTCGTGCGCGTGTAGTAGTCCAGGCCGCGCACCAGCTTCGGGTCGTCCTCGAAGACCACGCCCGCCGCCGTGATCAGCTCGCGCACCTCCTCGTGGTACGCCTTGCAGGCGTCGCACAGGTAGTCGCGCAGCAGCGGGGCGTCGGTGAGCTGCTTCTGGACGTCGGGGCGCTTGTCGTCCAGGACCCGCAGCGGGTTGATCTCGGCGCGGCGCAGGGTGTCCTCGTCCAGGTCGAGACCGCGCAGGAAGTCCTGGAGCGCGGCCCGGTAGACGGGGCGGCACTCCTGGTCGCCCAGGGAGTTGAGCAGGATGCGGAAGTTCCGCAGGCCGAGGGCGCGGTACGACTGGTCGGCCAGGATGATCAGTTCGGCGTCCAGGGCCGGGTCCTCGGCACCGATCGCCTCGGCGCCGACCTGGGAGAAGTGGCGGTAACGGCCCTTCTGGGGGCGCTCGTAGCGGTACTGCGAGCCCGAGTACCAGACCTTCACCGGCAGGTTGCCCGCCTTGTGCAGGTTGGCCTCCAGGACCGCGCGCAGCACGGGTGCGGTGGTCTCCGGGCGCAGGGCGAGCCGGTCGCCGCCCTTGGTCTCGAAGACGTACATCTCCTTGGTCACGATGTCGGTGGACTCGCCGACGCCGCGCGCGAACAGCTCGACGTTCTCGAAACCGGGCGTCTCGATGTAGCCGTAGCCGGAGTTGCGCAGCGGGGCGGCGATCGCCTCGCGGACCGCCAGGAACTTGGCGGAGTCGGGCGGCAGCAGGTCGTACGTGCCCTTGGGGGCCTTGAAGGTGCTCACGGAAGGTCTCGTCACATTCCTCGTCGGGGCGCGTCGGGAGCGCTGTTCCCTTGGCGGCCTGCGGCCACTTGCCGCACGTACGGGTTGGTGGCCCGTTCCTGGCCGATGGTGGTCTGGGGGCCGTGGCCGGACAGCACCACGGTCGCGTCGTCGAGCGGCAGGCACACGCGCGCCAGGGACTCGAGCAGGTCGTCCATGGAGCCGCCCGGCAGGTCGGTGCGTCCGATGGAGCCGGCGAACAGCAGGTCGCCCGAGAACATGACCGGCGGGATGTCCGCCGCCTCGGGCAGGCCGAAGGTCACCGACCCCTTGGTATGGCCGGGGGCGTGCGCGACCGTCAGTTCCAGGTCCGCCAGCGCCAGCTTCGCGCCGTCGGCCAGCTCCCTGACGTCGTCCGGCTCCCCCACGGTCAGCTCGCCCATGAGCGGCATGCCGACGCTGCGGCCGATGCCCTTCTCGGGGTCGCTCATCATGTACCGGTCGTCGGGGTGGATCCAGGCCGGCACGTCGTGCGCGCCGCAGACCGGGACGACCGAGGCGACGTGGTCGATGTGGCCGTGGGTGAGGACGACGGCGACGGGCTTGAGCCGATGCTTGCGGATCGCTTCCTCGACTCCGGGGGCCGCCTGGTGGCCCG is a genomic window containing:
- a CDS encoding MBL fold metallo-hydrolase, translated to MLIAGFPAGAWGTNCYLVAPAAGEECVIIDPGHQAAPGVEEAIRKHRLKPVAVVLTHGHIDHVASVVPVCGAHDVPAWIHPDDRYMMSDPEKGIGRSVGMPLMGELTVGEPDDVRELADGAKLALADLELTVAHAPGHTKGSVTFGLPEAADIPPVMFSGDLLFAGSIGRTDLPGGSMDDLLESLARVCLPLDDATVVLSGHGPQTTIGQERATNPYVRQVAAGRQGNSAPDAPRRGM
- the hisS gene encoding histidine--tRNA ligase, with product MSTFKAPKGTYDLLPPDSAKFLAVREAIAAPLRNSGYGYIETPGFENVELFARGVGESTDIVTKEMYVFETKGGDRLALRPETTAPVLRAVLEANLHKAGNLPVKVWYSGSQYRYERPQKGRYRHFSQVGAEAIGAEDPALDAELIILADQSYRALGLRNFRILLNSLGDQECRPVYRAALQDFLRGLDLDEDTLRRAEINPLRVLDDKRPDVQKQLTDAPLLRDYLCDACKAYHEEVRELITAAGVVFEDDPKLVRGLDYYTRTTFEFVHDGLGSQSAVGGGGRYDGLSEMIGGPSLPSVGWALGVDRTVLALEAEGIEPDIPSATSVFAVPLGEEARRILFAKVTELRKNGVAADFSYGGKGLKAAMKAANRSGARYTLVLGERDLAEGVVQLKDMESGEQTAIGVNEIVAELESRLG